From Bacillota bacterium, a single genomic window includes:
- a CDS encoding ABC transporter substrate-binding protein: MRRGVGRAWYWALLLILAAGLLLPGCAKKEATPEPAGKTLSLVIDAEANRKDEAEAIAANLRNIGVQAEVRVWEWSAMKEKILAGERQMYLTDWGSAYFDPFDLAVPKLRTKDRGNYSFYSNPEFDACMDKALTSIDEATRKEAYFKAQDILYQDVPWVFGYFREEVEGASADIQNWQPSMDSRINLHDVSLKGGDTIVVGMKTNKIVTLDPAMHRERDTETVIRNIFDGLVTRTWDGKVVPEIAESWTNPAANIYEFKIRKGIKFHNGEVLDADDVVFTFQRILQEGAIGGQSSPRKGLLGPLEKVEKIDAHTVRFTLKNPFPVFLQALVHFQIVPKDYIKKVGDQKFAEKPVGAGPFKFKEGRLDDQIVLERFDGYYGGSPDLPPVGPAPAKRVIFRMMPDPATRIAALKAGEVHIIQQVPPDMAADLEKDPKVQVKRVQGTRVYAVEMNCAKPPFDDVRVRKAMNYAVNWDEILKTVYGGRATRLATCFLPSGFGFNPDLKPYPYDPEKAKELLKEAGYAVK; encoded by the coding sequence ATGCGGAGAGGCGTGGGGCGAGCCTGGTATTGGGCACTGCTGCTGATCCTGGCCGCAGGCCTGCTGCTGCCGGGCTGCGCGAAGAAGGAGGCAACCCCTGAGCCCGCGGGCAAGACCCTGTCCCTGGTGATCGACGCCGAGGCCAACCGGAAGGATGAAGCGGAGGCCATTGCCGCCAATCTCCGGAACATCGGTGTGCAGGCAGAGGTGCGCGTTTGGGAATGGAGCGCCATGAAGGAGAAGATCCTGGCCGGTGAACGGCAGATGTACCTCACCGACTGGGGGAGCGCCTATTTCGACCCGTTCGACCTGGCGGTGCCCAAGTTGCGGACGAAGGACCGCGGGAACTACTCTTTTTACAGCAACCCCGAATTCGACGCCTGCATGGACAAAGCTCTGACGAGCATCGACGAGGCTACGCGTAAGGAGGCATACTTCAAGGCCCAGGATATACTCTATCAAGACGTCCCGTGGGTCTTCGGCTACTTCCGCGAAGAGGTGGAAGGTGCTTCTGCGGATATCCAGAACTGGCAGCCCAGCATGGATTCCCGCATCAACCTGCACGACGTGTCTCTCAAGGGCGGAGACACCATCGTGGTGGGGATGAAGACGAACAAGATTGTAACCCTCGATCCAGCGATGCACAGGGAGCGGGACACCGAGACGGTAATCCGCAACATCTTCGACGGGCTCGTCACCCGCACCTGGGATGGCAAGGTAGTGCCGGAGATAGCGGAGTCCTGGACTAACCCCGCCGCCAACATCTACGAATTCAAGATCCGCAAGGGCATCAAGTTCCACAACGGCGAGGTGCTGGATGCCGACGACGTGGTGTTCACCTTCCAGCGCATCCTGCAGGAAGGGGCCATTGGTGGGCAGTCGTCGCCGCGCAAGGGGCTCCTGGGTCCTTTGGAGAAGGTCGAGAAGATAGATGCCCACACGGTGCGCTTCACCCTGAAGAACCCCTTCCCCGTTTTCCTCCAGGCTCTGGTTCACTTCCAGATCGTACCTAAGGATTACATCAAGAAGGTGGGCGACCAGAAGTTTGCCGAGAAGCCGGTGGGCGCTGGTCCATTCAAGTTCAAGGAAGGCCGGCTCGACGACCAGATCGTGCTGGAACGCTTTGACGGTTACTACGGTGGTTCTCCCGACCTGCCGCCGGTGGGTCCCGCTCCCGCCAAGCGGGTGATATTCCGCATGATGCCGGATCCCGCCACCCGCATCGCGGCCCTCAAGGCCGGGGAAGTGCACATCATCCAGCAGGTACCGCCCGATATGGCCGCGGACCTGGAGAAAGACCCCAAAGTGCAGGTCAAGAGGGTGCAGGGGACACGAGTGTACGCAGTGGAGATGAACTGCGCCAAACCCCCCTTCGACGACGTGCGGGTGCGCAAGGCCATGAACTACGCCGTAAACTGGGACGAGATCCTGAAGACCGTCTACGGGGGCAGGGCCACCCGGCTGGCGACGTGCTTCTTGCCCAGCGGATTCGGATTCAACCCCGATTTGAAACCCTACCCCTATGATCCCGAGAAGGCGAAGGAACTGCTCAAGGAAGCAGGATACGCCGTCAAGTAA